The following coding sequences lie in one Vanacampus margaritifer isolate UIUO_Vmar chromosome 16, RoL_Vmar_1.0, whole genome shotgun sequence genomic window:
- the cfap54 gene encoding cilia- and flagella-associated protein 54 isoform X5, giving the protein MMFKRAVFETRRKPKHMITIKSKTTPKDFPNIPWPRNATERMLMGLFDSSASQFLGICEALWDSSLRPLQARLPEELELQEVVLELFASGISILSGVASTSEQKRQEQHCVPLSALSTTSTMIELAIAGEHKVPIASAVRFIKMMIQYKQPDVFIENSRLMLEILSVVEGPAFRKAEYELTLINGFTALKSSHRRRLREDVAGSRNRYRGSLDAILGLTETLHKAVCDSVAEAQPEVELVWDVLLFLWGKLKLVIQMDQMKNPEYTQDHDKWAWCLFLQCEVAFACDLATIDCIKTAEMIHSLVLLLENAADRITPKVKVGSDKKYCFTLLKGSRTELLQQVCIVVEKGFEALVKRIVTLMPQDGSAPPDITYLLREDGNGETEISEKQKEEIESDVKRDRSSQSTHTSMLAIDILLELDIIYHRASLKLMQLNAVTESALVDKIKKNKVSKALFLIQKSLLLYDGKKSNESSVTKSLLEEACILIEKAAIEERKLYIANNPKFALENKGKLMKEEKEIPPPRPVLISRTKRSLTFAPAPYHMEEQVCWYQLCGRAAEGLDLKVRLGDCSLAGTGNLVPAVCGEWQLKAERLEANQTYVFALAAYTCQGKLLGNAIGASTFPLMTSMPQSLLSSWAHLAQVAFQTKQFDIAKKACKELWNHFTLPDSLPNKTQDGLASTALNMKYLQCSSPLLCQLFLTSIFIETDINIQQHSLLRDTDNICGLFVWKQEARLAECERLLVAMDLAMWLNDSSSAVQAVISCYGLLVPFIFHQIPCDLAVKLLTKCLNVLKENESHLKQKWSKNTVETLMHMIACITNYLSKALWALKEHRKASVVIECGRVLLQDVFDAQERFIRLACKRVSSKIDDPAAVKKEMKKCVQLKAIFLKFKEVITAEADPDTVIESSPSLSGSEDTATLRERIFTSTLTHAYRIVMQLGSHPNFVEISALLLQRALEEGQLDLVLQWGKTIFGFLARRDDEMIMSTKCSERNTPCDKETNENSATESQTSQKTTKKALKKRKKLRRGALLTARTVRELKAVERLLSSMNTVVERHSRRLQLRRRCSEERVWRSQINYSIGRAHLTLFEQGLQPLHEESPQSRYSHLNLSIFFLANSGVLLKRNLQEQLSTICEVISEKDLPQPDLSDETSSKDCDKHEDSTDSVESGEEMEEHSQKLDVPKTMPLDSLEKAVLHLRRAMVLAHRGGHWTNLQKVCHTVWEESNRLFALVDTVCQTQTPFLLTSHELQNTLTPLLVLATDLIMDMLSRLGLWHSYDSVTEEEQEFSLCFSAPLDDCTQVDMRFVQSLVLRTLELLHDSGKWERLAHFALIFNSYTRERYALTVTPLLVLAQRKLLERICTNGGSKVPQPHHVKTQWVTGREVTYNSYAGCQLFSGWIRQSANQSSSSVKFTPNEDTELIDAEMKRSLSLVCVPLDVANTLHYYRQAIERIPHCLQVFRYSRSLLLLLLAHSQAAFETEQCCEFASDLIDFNPILITTPNIQPWDLINRDHITPDTLYNLPVSTDYMSRIISTYFAATKYLQSNNQESLSVFALHEMGNLHFYDLNTRLAHSCWTKAVDAALHSSGVIDKWDWVSFGGGTPQHTLRQAGLWGCLQAAVITAKIAQYILTSDFSQRTKCCLLSAHLFKCVLCCSLAHPPDDFKYASYSIGDELLPGVDLFSEPHRADLAVTVGSLNFICQWLFIASYYKVLLPMLALYQHFVGTVCRDVQRNVESRILKVRALTELCFFSEAIKETEQLSRGAGILLPNGRYIVRESRQQSKKMFFNNKSLLENIQALEELVSCELSPEVSMLYGSALDLRFNLARVQLALAISSTVKGPPEPVTDYKVDPEEQEPFPVDPEEPDQEKEKTKVREFPSRQNLTLQNIKYLLLEAATIFLDFILEKLPCPSYSEIENMELKLEANLLKTNLYLQQGHVAQSFDMAVSSLVLLQDFKESIPDAKKPTSELPFAETEQGTEPCIQHDDCPRAVEANERVGGALWLRCRVALLRCVLVQASDVTVPNPGKLHDKAAKVLKQSLEDCAQLGDVDTQALLLVEGSQLKSRRGRGDDGLSLLQEAVSLLSGRTRMPPGSRATLIRATLRLSSLKSTQSKLQNLTHKLLQKQLSEFGENVILEDGKISISPPGPKNIYLPYIQMLNQTT; this is encoded by the exons ATGATGTTCAAGCGGGCTGTGTTCGAGACCAGGAGGAAGCCTAAACACATGATTACAATCAAGAGCAAAACTACTCCAAAGGACTTTCCAAAT ATACCGTGGCCTCGTAACGCCACCGAGCGAATGCTGATGGGCCTTTTTGACAGTAGTGCATCCCAGTTCTTGGGCATCTGTGAAGCACTTTGGGACAGCTCCTTGCGCCCGTTGCAGGCAAGGCTGCCGGAAGAACTCGAGCTGCAGGAGGTGGTCCTGGAGCTCTTTGCCTCTGGTATCAGTATATTATCTG GAGTGGCTAGCACTAGTGAGCAGAAACGTCAAGAACAGCACTGTGTACCTCTTAGTGCGCTGTCCACAACATCAACTATGATTGAATTAGCCATTGCAG GAGAACACAAAGTTCCCATCGCTTCCGCCGTCAGATTCATCAAGATGATGATTCAGTACAAGCAACCAGACGTTTTCATTGAAAATTCACGACTGATGCTGGAGATTTTGTCT GTTGTGGAAGGTCCCGCATTCAGGAAGGCAGAATACGAGCTTACCTTGATCAATGGTTTCACCGCTCTGAAATCCTCCCACAGAAGGCGCCTTAGAGAGGACGTCGCTGGTAGTAGAA ACAGATACAGGGGGTCACTCGATGCCATCCTGGGCCTGACGGAGACTCTGCACAAAGCCGTTTGTGATTCTGTTGCT GAGGCGCAGCCAGAAGTAGAACTAGTTTGGGATGTTTTGCTCTTTCTCTGGGGGAAGCTGAAGCTGGTGATACAGATGGATCAGATGAAAAACCCAGAATACACACAGGACCATGATAAG TGGGCGTGGTGCCTGTTCCTGCAGTGCGAGGTGGCCTTTGCCTGTGACCTGGCAACGATTGACTGCATAAAGACAGCAGAGATGATCCACAGCTTGGTCTTGCTGCTGGAGAATGCGGCTGATCGCA TTACACCTAAAGTCAAAGTTGGTAGTGACAAGAAATACTGCTTCACTCTGCTTAAG gGCTCACGTACAGAGCTTCTTCAGCAAGTGTGCATTGTGGTTGAGAAGGGTTTCGAGGCTCTGGTCAAGCGTATCGTCACACTCATGCCCCAAGATGGCTCAGCTCCACCTGACATTACATACCTGCTG AGGGAAGATGGAAACGGAGAGACTGAAATAAGTGAGAAGCAAAAGGAAGAAATCGAATCAGATGTTAAAAGGGATCGATCCAGCCAGTCGACACATACATCCATGCTTGCCATCGATATTCTCCTCGAACTGGACATCATCTACCACCGAGCATCTCTCAAGTTAATGCAGTTAAATGCAG TGACAGAATCTGCTCTGGTGGACAAGATCAAGAAGAACAAAGTGTCGAAAGCGCTTTTCCTGATACAGAAGTCTTTGCTGTTGTATGATGGAAAGAAGTCAAATGAGTCCAGTGTAACCAAGAGTCTACTAGAG GAAGCCTGTATTTTAATAGAGAAGGCAGCAatagaagaaagaaaactctATATTGCCAACAACCCAAAGTTTGCACTTGAAAATAAAGGCAAACTAAtgaaggaggagaaggagatcCCACCACCCCGTCCTGTCTTGATCTCACGCACCAAGCGCTCCTTGACCTTTGCCCCCGCCCCCTATCACATGGAGGAACAA GTGTGCTGGTACCAACTGTGTGGACGTGCAGCGGAGGGCCTCGACTTGAAAGTCCGCCTTGGAGATTGCAGCCTGGCGGGAACCGGAAATTTG GTACCGGCAGTATGCGGTGAATGGCAGCTGAAGGCGGAGAGGCTGGAAGCCAACCAGACGTATGTTTTTGCCTTAGCGGCTTACACCTGCCAAGGGAAGTTGCTGGGCAATGCCATTGGAGCGTCAACCTTCCCGCTCATGACTTCCATGCCGCAGTCACTGCTTTCCTCGTGGGCTCACTTGGCACAG GTGGCATTTCAAACCAAACAATTTGACATCGCAAAGAAAGCGTGCAAGGAATTATGGAACCATTTCACTCTTCCTGACAGTTTgcccaacaaaacacaagatggACTTGCTTCAACAGC gcTGAACATGAAGTATCTGCAATGCTCGTCTCCGCTCCTGTGTCAGCTCTTCCTCACGTCCATCTTCATTGAGACGGACATCAACATTCAGCAGCACTCGCTCCTCCGCGACACAGACAACATCTGCGGACTCTTTGTCTGGAAACAG GAAGCCAGACTAGCTGAATGTGAACGATTGCTGGTTGCAATGGACTTGGCAATGTGGCTAAATGACAGCAGTTCCGCCGTTCAAGCTGTAATAAGCTGTTACGGCCTCTTGGTTCCATTCATCTTCCATCAGATCCCTTGCGATCTTGCAGTAAAG ttgctgaccaaatgtttaaatgttctAAAAGAGAACGAATCTCACCTCAAACAAAAATGGTCCAAAAACACAGTGGAGACCCTTATGCACATGATTGCCTGCATCACCAACTATCTGTCCAAA GCATTGTGGGCACTAAAGGAGCATCGGAAGGCCTCGGTGGTGATCGAGTGTGGTCGTGTTCTTCTCCAAGACGTCTTTGATGCTCAGGAGCGCTTCATTAGACTTGCTTGCAAGCGTGTGTCG TCAAAGATAGATGATCCTGCTGCAGtgaagaaagaaatgaaaaaatgtgttCAACTGAAGGCAATATTTTTGAAGTTCAAGGAAGTCATCACAGCTGAGGCAGATCCCGACACAGTGATAG AGAGTTCCCCCTCACTGAGTGGCTCTGAGGACACAGCCACATTGCGTGAGCGGATCTTCACAAGCACTCTAACGCATGCTTATCGAATTG TGATGCAGCTCGGCAGCCATCCGAATTTTGTGGAGATTTCGGCACTATTACTTCAGAGAGCCTTAGAAGAAGGACAGCTGGATCTTGTTTTACAATGGGGTAAAACCATTTTTGGATTTCTCGCCAG GCGAGATGACGAAATGATCATGTCCACCAAATGTTCGGAGAGAAACACACCGTGTGATAAAGAAACTAATGAGAACTCTGCGACAGAAAGTCAAACATCACAG AAGACCACAAAAAAGGCTCTAAAGAAACGGAAGAAGCTTCGACGCGGTGCGCTTCTGACGGCGAGAACTGTCAG GGAGCTGAAGGCTGTGGAGAGGCTGCTGTCCTCCATGAATACCGTCGTGGAGCGACACTCGAGGCGGCTTCAGCTGAGAAGGCGGTGCTCTGAGGAAAGAGTGTGGAGGTCTCAGATCAATTACAGCATCGGGCGGGCACATCTCACACTATTCGAACAGGGCCTGCAGCCATTGCATGAAGAATCACCGCAGTCCAG GTACAGTCACTTAAATCTCTCCATCTTCTTTCTGGCCAACTCTGGCGTGCTGTTGAAGAGGAACTTACAAGAACAGCTATCCACCATATGTGAAGTGATTTCCGAGAAAGACTTGCCACAGCCTGATCTGTCAGATGAAACTTCTAGCAAAGATTGCGATAAACACG AGGATAGTACTGACAGTGTGGAGAGTGGCGAGGAGATGGAAGAACACTCTCAAAAGCTAGACGTGCCGAAAACCATGCCGTTGGACTCGCTGGAGAAAGCGGTTTTACATCTACGAAGGGCCATG GTATTGGCCCACCGCGGAGGCCACTGGACAAATTTGCAGAAAGTCTGTCACACTGTGTGGGAAGAAAGCAACAGACTTTTTGCATTAGTAGACACCGTTTGTCAGACTCAAACTCCCTTCCTGCTTACATCACATGAGTTGCAAAACACATTAACCCCTTTGCTAGTGCTTGCAACAGATCTTATCATGGACATGCTAAGCAGACTCGGA CTGTGGCATTCGTATGACAGCGTGACTGAAGAAGAGCAAGAGTTCAGTCTATGTTTCTCCGCCCCACTGGATGACTGCACCCAAGTGGACATGCGTTTTGTGCAGAGTCTGGTGTTGCGTACTCTGGAGCTGCTCCACGATAGCGGCAAATGGGAACGCCTGGCACACTTTGCCCTGATTTTCAACTCATACACCCG GGAACGATATGCCTTGACAGTGACTCCCCTGTTGGTCCTCGCCCAGAGGAAACTCCTTGAAAGGATCTGTACTAACGGAGGGTCTAAAGTCCCACAGCCACACCATGTCAAGACTCAGTGGGTCACTGGCagggag GTAACATACAATAGTTACGCTGGGTGTCAGCTGTTCAGTGGGTGGATCCGCCAATCTGCTAACCAGTCATCAAGCTCTGTGAAGTTCACGCCGAATGAAGATACTGAACTCATAG ATGCAGAAATGAAGCGCTCTCTGTCCCTCGTGTGTGTTCCTCTGGATGTGGCCAACACACTGCACTATTACCGGCAAGCTATTGAAAGAATACCGCATTGTCTTCAAGTGTTCCGCTATAGCAGATCGTTACTGCTGCTGCTATTGGCCCATTCGCAAGCGGCTTTTGAAACTGAGCAGTGCTGCGAGTTTGCGTCAGACTTGATTGACTTCAATCCGATACTTATCACCACACCAAACATCCAACCATGGGACCTGATTAATAGAGACCACATCACTCCGGACACTCTCTACAATCTCCCCGTCAGCACCGACTACATGTCCAGAATCATCTCTACATACTTTGCAGCCACAA AATATCTCCAGTCCAACAACCAAGAATCCCTCAGCGTGTTTGCCCTGCATGAAATGGGAAACCTGCATTTCTACGATTTAAACACACG TTTGGCACACTCTTGCTGGACTAAAGCTGTTGATGCTGCCTTACACAGCTCAGGGGTGATAGATAAATGGGATTGGGTGTCATTTGGGGGCGGCACCCCGCAACATACTCTGAGACAGGCTGGCCTTTGGGGATGTCTACAGGCGGCGGTGATCACTGCTAAAATTGCGCA ATATATTCTAACTTCAGATTTCAGCCAGAGGACCAAATGCTGCCTTTTGTCAGCTCACCTTTTCAAG TGTGTGCTGTGCTGCTCCTTGGCTCATCCCCCTGATGACTTCAAGTACGCCTCATACAGCATCGGTGATGAACTACTCCCCGGAGTCGACCTTTTCTCAGAACCCCACAGGGCCGATCTCGCCGTCACTGTCGGCAGCCTGAATTTCATCTGCCAGTGGCTGTTCATTGCAAGCTATTACAAAGTG CTTCTACCCATGCTGGCACTTTATCAACATTTTGTGGGGACAGTTTGCAGAGACGTTCAACGCAATGTTGAAAGCAGAATACTTAAG GTACGAGCGCTCACTGAACTGTGCTTCTTCTCGGAGGCCATAAAAGAGACAGAACAGCTCTCAAGAGGGGCGGGGATTCTTCTACCTAATGGACGCTACATCGTTCGTGAGTCTCGCCAA CAGTCAAAGAAGATGTTTTTTAACAACAAGTCCCTCCTGGAAAATATTCAG GCTTTAGAGGAACTTGTGAGCTGTGAGCTTTCTCCAGAGGTCAGCATGCTTTATGGATCCGCATTGGATCTCCGATTTAACCTCGCACGGGTTCAACTAGCCCTGGCCATCAGTAGCACTGTAAAGGGTCCTCCTGAGCCAG TGACTGATTATAAAGTCGACCCAGAGGAACAGGAACCATTCCCTGTGGACCCTGAAGAGCCGGACcaagagaaggaaaaaacaaaagtgagggAATTTCCTTCTCGGCAAAACCTCACTCTTCAAAATATCAAG TACTTACTACTAGAAGCTGCTACAATCTTTTTGGACTTCATATTGGAGAAACTCCCGTGTCCATCATACAGTGAAATTGAGAACATGGAATTGAAACTAGAGGCAAATCTTCTCAAGACCAACCTCTACCTTCAACAAGGACATGTTGCACAAAG TTTTGACATGGCAGTTTCATCGTTGGTGCTACTGCAGGACTTTAAAGAATCCATACCGGATGCTAAGAAACCAACTTCTGAGCTTCCATTTGCTGAAACCGAACAG GGGACTGAACCCTGCATACAGCATGACGACTGCCCCAGAGCAGTTGAGGCCAATGAGAGGGTCGGCGGTGCTCTGTGGTTACGTTGCCGCGTGGCTCTGCTCCGTTGTGTGCTTGTGCAGGCTTCTGATGTCACAGTTCCTAATCCAG GGAAGCTTCACGACAAGGCGGCTAAGGTGTTAAAGCAGAGCCTGGAGGACTGTGCTCAATTGGGAGACGTCGACACTCAAGCGCTTCTGCTGGTTGAAGGTTCACAATTAAAGTCACGAAGAGGCAGGGGAGACGATGGCTTGTCACTATTGCAG GAAGCCGTGAGCCTTCTGTCAGGACGGACTCGCATGCCGCCAGGATCCCGCGCGACTCTAATTAGAGCCACTTTGCGTCTCAGTAGTTTAAAAAGCACACAAAGCAAACTTCAAAATCTGACTCATAAACTTTTACAAAAACAG ctgagtGAGTTTGGTGAGAATGTTATATTGGAGGATGGAAAAATTTCCATTTCTCCTCCTGGACCCAAAAACATTTACCTTCcttacattcaaatgttaaaTCAGACAACTTAG